The following proteins are co-located in the uncultured Draconibacterium sp. genome:
- a CDS encoding efflux RND transporter permease subunit, with product MEKEKNKKATEITRRFTPTYFALKNKITVYIFTVLLVFFGLFSYVQMPREAMPEIVVPYIFIQTLYPGNSPVDIENLVTRPIEKELKGLKGVKKISSASFQDVSTIIVEYTTKVTIKQALQDTKDRVDKAKSELPTDLPSDPYVTDFDLSEFPIMNVNISGEYNMRDLKKFAETMQDEFEGYNEISEANIRGVEEREIQINVDPYKLDAVGLAFEDVAFAIQFENISMGAGQFTADQTRRTIRTDANFTNVDQISNTIIKVNMGKPVYIRDIATVVDGYKEQTSIARLDDKPVVTLSITKKSGENILAASQNILNGIDQLKARGQIPNNLEVIVTDDMTTYIEDTISNLENSIILGMILVTFVLFLFLGFRNALFAGLAIPLSMFLSFIILQQRGITLNSMVLYGLILALGMLVDNAIVVVENVYRLYSEGVPLLRATKRGVSEIAFPIISSTLTTLAAFFPLLAWEGMVGEFMKILPQTLIVVLASSLFVALILSPAFIATYMKIEDITQKANIKKTLRNAGIITIIAVLFYMAKVYLIGNLLATVALIMALNLFVLRPVARWFQTKFLVWLEYFYTRQLRHALTGPWPYIYFGGTISLLIFSMWFYFAVSQPKVVFFPETDPTTVFVTMELPLGTSIEKTDEVSRQVEDIIKSTIKPVNHIVKSVTTNVGVGKGGMFENDASPNKSLTSISFVEYKLREGINTSLVMQDIAKNLDGFVGAKIYVEKDDQGPPTGAPVNIDVTGDEFDQLITITDDFLRLIEEDNIPGVDELKLNINTNQPEMLIQVNREQARLLELSTQQVAMAFRNAIYGYEASKFKDGEDEYDIFVRLEEKYRNDVSTLMNQKIPVNDYKVPISSVASFKYGTSYDKISRIDNKRVITISSEIVDGYNANEVNARIEQILSDYNMPNGYNYEFTGEQQEQAESMEFLVFALLIAVAMIMIIMVTQFNSFIRPAIIIGTVIFSTIGVFLGLGIFHMEFVVIMTGIGIISLAGIVVNNGIVLIDYIDLTRKRKREELGYPEGAFLPRNVQIDALVEAGKTRLRPVLLTAITTVLGLLPLAIGLNFNFLTLYTSFDPQISIGGESVAFWGPMSWTVIFGLTFATFLTLLISPVMYLLTIQINYSIKKWTGKLPKDKLEIKPEVSE from the coding sequence ATGGAGAAAGAGAAAAATAAAAAAGCAACCGAAATAACGCGCCGATTTACGCCAACGTATTTTGCGCTGAAAAATAAAATAACAGTATACATTTTTACTGTTCTGCTTGTATTCTTTGGTCTGTTTTCGTACGTGCAAATGCCACGCGAAGCCATGCCCGAAATTGTAGTTCCCTACATTTTTATACAAACATTGTACCCGGGAAACTCGCCGGTTGATATCGAAAACCTGGTTACACGCCCCATCGAAAAAGAACTGAAAGGGCTAAAAGGAGTTAAAAAAATATCTTCAGCTTCGTTTCAGGATGTAAGTACAATTATTGTAGAATACACCACAAAAGTTACCATTAAACAAGCACTGCAAGACACAAAAGACCGTGTTGACAAAGCCAAATCGGAACTTCCAACCGACTTGCCAAGCGATCCGTATGTTACTGATTTCGATTTATCGGAATTCCCGATTATGAATGTAAATATTTCGGGAGAATACAACATGCGCGACCTGAAAAAGTTTGCCGAAACCATGCAGGACGAATTTGAAGGCTACAACGAAATATCGGAAGCCAACATTCGGGGTGTGGAAGAACGCGAAATTCAAATAAATGTCGACCCATATAAATTAGATGCAGTAGGACTTGCATTTGAAGATGTTGCATTTGCCATTCAGTTCGAAAATATAAGCATGGGAGCCGGGCAGTTTACTGCCGATCAAACGCGTCGTACCATTCGCACCGATGCCAACTTTACCAATGTTGACCAAATTTCGAACACCATTATTAAGGTGAACATGGGAAAACCTGTTTACATTCGGGATATTGCGACAGTGGTAGACGGTTATAAAGAGCAAACTTCCATTGCCCGATTAGATGATAAACCTGTTGTTACACTTTCGATCACAAAAAAATCGGGTGAAAACATTTTGGCGGCTTCGCAAAATATTTTGAATGGAATTGACCAGTTAAAAGCACGCGGACAAATACCAAATAACCTGGAAGTGATTGTAACCGACGACATGACTACCTACATTGAAGACACCATTTCGAACCTGGAAAACAGTATAATTCTGGGAATGATTCTGGTAACCTTTGTACTCTTCCTGTTTTTGGGATTCCGCAATGCACTTTTCGCAGGTCTGGCCATTCCCTTATCCATGTTCCTGTCGTTTATTATTCTTCAGCAACGGGGAATAACACTTAACTCGATGGTACTTTACGGGCTGATTCTGGCCCTCGGAATGTTGGTGGATAATGCCATTGTGGTGGTTGAAAACGTATACCGACTATACAGCGAAGGAGTACCTTTACTAAGGGCAACAAAACGTGGTGTTAGCGAAATTGCCTTTCCTATTATTTCATCAACATTAACCACTCTGGCCGCATTTTTCCCCTTGTTGGCCTGGGAAGGAATGGTAGGTGAGTTTATGAAAATTCTTCCGCAAACACTGATCGTTGTTTTAGCCTCATCGCTATTTGTGGCCTTAATTTTAAGTCCGGCATTTATTGCCACGTACATGAAAATTGAAGACATTACTCAAAAGGCTAACATTAAAAAAACACTTCGGAATGCAGGTATTATTACCATCATAGCCGTGCTGTTTTATATGGCAAAGGTTTACCTTATCGGAAATTTACTGGCTACAGTAGCTTTAATTATGGCACTTAACCTATTTGTATTAAGACCTGTGGCCCGATGGTTTCAAACAAAATTTTTGGTGTGGCTCGAATACTTTTATACTCGTCAGTTACGGCATGCTTTAACCGGACCATGGCCGTATATTTATTTCGGAGGAACAATATCATTACTTATTTTCTCGATGTGGTTTTACTTTGCAGTAAGCCAGCCCAAAGTGGTGTTTTTCCCCGAAACCGATCCAACAACCGTGTTTGTAACCATGGAATTGCCTTTGGGAACGTCCATCGAAAAAACAGATGAAGTATCGCGTCAGGTAGAAGACATTATTAAAAGTACCATTAAACCGGTAAATCACATTGTAAAATCGGTTACCACAAACGTAGGAGTTGGAAAGGGTGGAATGTTTGAAAACGATGCAAGTCCGAATAAATCGTTAACATCCATTTCGTTTGTTGAATACAAACTACGCGAAGGTATAAACACAAGTTTGGTAATGCAGGACATTGCCAAAAATCTGGATGGATTTGTTGGTGCAAAAATTTACGTAGAAAAAGATGACCAGGGACCACCAACCGGCGCACCGGTAAACATCGATGTGACGGGTGACGAATTCGACCAGCTGATTACGATCACCGATGATTTTTTACGATTGATTGAAGAAGACAATATTCCCGGAGTTGATGAATTAAAATTAAACATCAATACCAATCAGCCCGAAATGCTGATCCAGGTTAACCGCGAACAGGCACGTTTGCTCGAACTTTCAACCCAGCAGGTTGCCATGGCCTTTAGGAATGCCATTTATGGTTACGAAGCCAGTAAATTTAAAGACGGAGAAGACGAATACGACATTTTTGTTCGCCTTGAAGAAAAATACAGAAATGATGTTTCAACTCTTATGAACCAAAAAATTCCGGTGAATGACTATAAAGTTCCAATTTCGTCGGTTGCCAGTTTTAAATATGGAACTTCGTACGATAAAATCAGCCGGATTGACAACAAGCGTGTTATTACCATTTCTTCGGAAATTGTTGATGGATATAATGCAAACGAGGTAAACGCACGAATCGAACAGATTCTGAGTGATTACAACATGCCTAACGGCTACAATTACGAGTTTACCGGAGAACAACAGGAACAAGCTGAAAGTATGGAGTTTTTGGTGTTTGCCTTATTAATTGCAGTTGCGATGATCATGATTATTATGGTAACACAGTTTAACTCGTTTATTCGCCCTGCAATTATTATCGGAACCGTAATTTTCAGTACCATTGGAGTTTTCCTTGGTCTTGGAATTTTCCATATGGAATTTGTAGTAATTATGACCGGAATTGGGATTATTTCGCTGGCCGGAATTGTGGTGAATAACGGAATTGTACTGATCGATTACATCGACCTTACGCGAAAAAGAAAACGCGAGGAACTGGGATATCCTGAAGGGGCATTTTTACCTCGTAATGTACAAATTGATGCATTGGTTGAAGCCGGAAAAACACGTTTACGTCCGGTACTTTTAACAGCTATCACAACGGTTCTTGGTTTGCTTCCTCTGGCTATTGGATTAAACTTCAACTTTTTAACACTGTACACCAGTTTCGATCCACAGATTTCAATTGGTGGAGAAAGTGTTGCGTTTTGGGGGCCAATGTCGTGGACAGTAATTTTCGGATTAACTTTTGCCACATTTCTAACCCTGTTGATTTCGCCGGTAATGTATTTGCTTACCATTCAAATCAACTACAGCATTAAAAAATGGACAGGTAAATTACCAAAAGACAAATTAGAAATAAAGCCTGAAGTTTCGGAATAG
- a CDS encoding mannose-1-phosphate guanylyltransferase, with the protein MNNNFCVIMAGGVGSRFWPLSRTVRPKQFLDILGTGRTFLQQTYDRFAKIIPPENFLVVTSVNYLDLIKEQLPELKEEQILLEPLRRNTAPCLAYAANKIRSKTEDANLIVTPSDHLILKEDEFIHQLENGLDFVSEKEALLTLGIKPNRPETGYGYIQVKKPRKFKELDNLYKVKTFTEKPNEEMASIFVDSGEFYWNSGIFISSLQTMLEAFQQHLTEIALKFENGRKLLNTGNEVPFIKKTYSECPSISIDYGIMEKATNVYVLTADFGWSDLGTWGSLYENKEKDENGNLISGDNILTYDTENCIVNISNEKVAVIHGLDGYIVAESNDTLMICRREDELQIKKFVTDVRIKKGDSLV; encoded by the coding sequence ATGAATAACAATTTTTGTGTGATTATGGCCGGAGGAGTTGGAAGCCGCTTTTGGCCCCTCAGCCGCACCGTAAGACCAAAGCAATTTTTAGATATTTTAGGAACCGGAAGAACTTTTCTACAACAAACTTACGATCGATTTGCTAAAATAATACCTCCCGAAAACTTTCTGGTAGTTACCAGTGTAAACTACCTCGACCTGATAAAAGAACAGCTACCCGAGCTAAAAGAAGAACAGATTTTACTTGAACCGCTTCGCCGCAATACGGCACCATGCCTGGCTTATGCAGCAAATAAAATACGGTCGAAAACCGAAGATGCCAACCTGATTGTAACTCCATCAGACCATTTAATTCTGAAAGAAGATGAGTTTATTCATCAACTTGAAAACGGGCTTGATTTTGTTTCGGAAAAGGAGGCTTTGTTAACACTGGGGATTAAACCCAACCGGCCCGAAACCGGTTACGGATATATACAGGTAAAAAAGCCCCGAAAATTCAAGGAGCTTGACAATTTATACAAGGTGAAAACATTTACCGAAAAGCCGAACGAAGAAATGGCTTCAATTTTTGTTGACAGTGGGGAGTTTTACTGGAACTCGGGAATTTTTATTTCTTCGTTGCAAACCATGCTCGAGGCATTTCAGCAGCATTTAACTGAGATTGCTTTAAAATTTGAAAATGGTAGAAAACTGCTGAATACCGGTAACGAGGTTCCTTTTATAAAAAAAACATATTCAGAATGTCCGTCGATTTCAATCGACTATGGTATTATGGAAAAAGCGACAAACGTTTACGTTTTAACTGCCGATTTTGGATGGAGCGATTTGGGTACCTGGGGATCGTTGTACGAAAATAAAGAAAAGGATGAGAACGGCAATTTAATAAGCGGCGACAACATTCTGACTTATGATACCGAAAATTGTATTGTAAATATTTCGAACGAGAAAGTGGCGGTTATTCACGGGCTTGACGGATATATTGTAGCCGAGTCGAACGATACATTAATGATTTGTCGTCGTGAAGATGAGCTGCAAATCAAAAAATTTGTAACCGACGTTCGGATTAAAAAAGGCGATTCGTTGGTGTAG
- a CDS encoding ABC transporter permease, whose translation MGYFFHIGRYFSMLRKVFSRPEKHKMYIRQLFHEIDTLGVNSVWIVVIISIFIGGIMTIQFAYSMSNPIYPRDLIGFGTRDTLILEFSSTMLALIMAGKMGSNITSEIGTMRVTEQIDSLEIMGVNSASYLILPKIVAVVLIFPFLFIMSVFFGILGGLFTGPLAGVVTVPEFIQGLKFAFVPYYITFSIIKSFVFGFLVASVPAYYGYYVQGGALEVGKASTKAVVNTNILVLFFDLILTRLLLT comes from the coding sequence ATGGGGTATTTCTTTCATATAGGACGTTACTTTAGTATGCTGAGAAAGGTATTTTCTCGTCCTGAAAAACACAAAATGTATATCCGGCAATTGTTTCATGAAATTGACACACTTGGAGTAAATTCGGTATGGATTGTGGTGATCATTTCGATTTTTATTGGCGGAATTATGACCATTCAGTTTGCTTATTCCATGTCGAATCCGATTTATCCACGCGACCTGATTGGATTCGGAACACGCGATACTTTAATTCTGGAATTCTCTTCCACAATGCTGGCACTGATTATGGCCGGAAAAATGGGTTCAAACATCACCTCCGAAATTGGAACCATGCGGGTTACCGAACAAATCGACTCGCTTGAAATTATGGGTGTTAATTCGGCCAGTTACCTAATATTACCCAAAATTGTAGCCGTTGTTCTCATCTTCCCTTTCCTGTTTATAATGAGTGTGTTTTTCGGAATTCTTGGCGGACTTTTTACCGGCCCGCTTGCAGGAGTGGTTACAGTTCCTGAATTTATACAAGGTTTAAAATTTGCATTTGTTCCGTATTACATCACTTTTTCCATCATAAAATCGTTTGTATTCGGTTTTTTAGTAGCATCCGTTCCGGCATATTACGGTTACTATGTGCAGGGTGGAGCGCTCGAAGTTGGAAAAGCAAGTACCAAAGCTGTGGTTAACACCAATATTCTGGTGCTGTTTTTCGATTTAATATTAACTCGTTTGTTGTTAACATGA
- a CDS encoding ATP-binding cassette domain-containing protein — MIALKNIYKSFDGNEVLKDISIEFEPGKTNLIIGRSGSGKTVLLKSILGLFEVDSGEIWYNDRDFTKISEKERKSLRKEIGMVFQGGALFDSINVEGNVRFPLDMFTDMSSVEKTKRVEFCLDHVNIEKKAFHLSPSEISGGMQKRVAIARAIALNPKYLFCDEPNSGLDPETATVIDQLIQNLTKEFQMTTIINTHDMNSVIEIGESILFISKGEKEWVGTKNEILESGNQKLNDFIFANKLYAQMKGK; from the coding sequence ATGATTGCACTTAAAAACATATACAAATCGTTTGATGGCAACGAAGTACTCAAAGATATTTCGATTGAATTTGAACCCGGAAAAACAAACCTGATCATTGGACGAAGCGGATCGGGGAAAACCGTATTGCTAAAATCAATTTTAGGCCTTTTTGAGGTCGACTCGGGTGAAATATGGTACAACGACCGCGATTTTACCAAAATAAGCGAAAAAGAACGCAAATCGCTGCGCAAGGAAATTGGGATGGTCTTTCAGGGAGGAGCACTTTTTGACAGTATTAATGTTGAAGGAAATGTTCGTTTCCCATTGGATATGTTTACCGATATGAGCAGCGTTGAAAAAACAAAACGCGTTGAATTTTGCCTCGACCACGTTAATATCGAAAAAAAAGCATTTCATCTGTCGCCCAGTGAAATTAGTGGCGGAATGCAAAAACGTGTGGCCATTGCCCGTGCCATTGCTTTAAATCCGAAATACCTGTTTTGCGACGAACCAAACTCGGGACTAGACCCTGAAACAGCAACCGTAATAGACCAGTTGATTCAAAATCTTACCAAAGAGTTTCAAATGACTACCATTATCAATACGCACGATATGAACTCTGTTATTGAAATTGGTGAGTCGATCCTGTTTATCAGCAAAGGCGAAAAAGAATGGGTAGGCACCAAAAATGAAATTCTGGAATCGGGCAATCAAAAGCTAAACGACTTTATTTTTGCCAATAAGTTGTATGCCCAAATGAAAGGAAAATAA
- a CDS encoding ARMT1-like domain-containing protein codes for MNYECLICQVKALPKRMDKFEIAEEKRNVLVSQMVKNIANIDLNNSYSPEITRNLLAGLKLHSAIDDPYKQEKQQSNKELLARYDEFKQRVENSADRFDTALRLAIAGNIIDFGPTHKFDVEETIDRVLTSDFAVDDSAELKDEIEKATTILYLGDNCGEIVLDKLFLETINHPNVIFAVRDKPILNDATIKEAMEVGIPEVAKLISNGDDAPSTLLHRVSKEFLDIYKSADLIIAKGMGNFEGLMYETDPRLFNLLMIKCQVIGDMLGANKGEFVVKRYAPK; via the coding sequence ATGAATTACGAATGCCTAATTTGCCAGGTAAAGGCGCTGCCCAAACGAATGGATAAATTCGAGATTGCAGAAGAAAAACGCAACGTTTTGGTTAGCCAAATGGTAAAAAACATTGCCAACATTGATTTAAACAACAGCTATTCACCTGAGATTACCCGAAACCTTCTTGCCGGTTTAAAATTACATTCAGCTATTGATGATCCGTACAAACAGGAAAAACAGCAAAGCAATAAAGAATTGCTGGCCCGATACGATGAATTTAAACAACGCGTAGAAAACTCAGCCGACCGTTTTGATACGGCTCTTCGTTTAGCCATTGCCGGAAATATTATTGATTTTGGCCCTACACACAAATTTGATGTGGAAGAAACCATTGATCGGGTTCTTACATCTGACTTTGCCGTTGATGACTCTGCTGAGTTAAAAGATGAAATAGAAAAGGCCACAACCATTCTGTATTTGGGCGACAACTGTGGCGAAATAGTGCTTGACAAATTGTTTTTGGAAACCATTAACCACCCCAATGTAATTTTTGCGGTGCGCGATAAACCCATTTTAAACGACGCAACAATAAAAGAAGCCATGGAAGTTGGCATCCCCGAAGTGGCAAAACTAATATCGAACGGCGACGATGCTCCATCAACCCTATTGCATCGGGTAAGCAAGGAATTTCTGGATATTTACAAGTCGGCCGATTTAATCATTGCAAAAGGCATGGGCAATTTCGAAGGTTTAATGTACGAAACCGATCCCCGCTTATTTAATTTACTGATGATTAAATGCCAGGTAATTGGTGATATGCTTGGCGCCAACAAAGGCGAGTTTGTGGTGAAAAGGTATGCTCCAAAATAA
- a CDS encoding M1 family metallopeptidase, whose product MKRIFFTVFILTIAWSGFAQKTEFTHQDTLRGSITPEREWWDLTYYHLSVAVKPADSSFMGSNLIQYRVSEPKQVMQIDLQPPMKINRIIQDGVEQNYTRDGNAWFVALNKTQNTGDVNELLVEYSGKPKVSRRPPWDGGVSWRKDENGNDFITTTVQGDGASLWWPCKDHPYDEPDSMLISITFPEHLMDVSNGRLRKVEQNENGTKTAHWFVNNPINGYGVNINIGNYVHWHEVYKGEKGDLDCDYWVLDYNLKKAKKHFKQAPMMLEAFEHWFGPYPFYEDGYKLVEVPYPGMEHQSSVTYGNGFENGYGGRDISGSGWGHKFDFIIVHESGHEWFANSITNWDEADMWIHESFIAYSENLFVDYYWGKNASAEYCRGTRQNIYNDRSVLGIHGVNYPGSGDMYPKGSNMLHTMRQIIDNDEEWRQLLRDLGQHFYHKTVKTTEIEKYIIEKTGRDFQPVFNQFLRDTRIPTFEYALQDGELKYRWANCVDDFNMMLKVYINGELTWLQPTQRWATLAPELAVKSVEVDKDFYVGSFCISDTENK is encoded by the coding sequence ATGAAAAGAATATTCTTTACCGTTTTTATTTTAACAATTGCATGGTCGGGTTTTGCCCAAAAAACCGAATTTACACATCAGGATACCTTGCGCGGAAGTATTACTCCGGAACGTGAGTGGTGGGATTTAACGTATTATCATTTAAGTGTTGCTGTAAAACCTGCCGACAGCAGTTTTATGGGAAGTAACTTGATTCAGTATCGTGTTTCGGAACCGAAGCAGGTAATGCAGATTGATTTACAGCCACCAATGAAAATTAACCGGATTATTCAGGATGGAGTAGAACAAAACTATACGCGCGATGGAAATGCCTGGTTTGTTGCCTTAAACAAAACACAAAATACCGGAGATGTAAATGAATTGTTGGTGGAATATTCGGGGAAACCAAAAGTAAGCCGCCGCCCGCCCTGGGACGGAGGTGTGAGCTGGCGCAAAGACGAAAACGGAAACGATTTTATTACGACTACAGTTCAGGGAGACGGAGCAAGTTTGTGGTGGCCCTGCAAGGATCATCCTTACGACGAACCGGATAGTATGTTAATCAGTATTACTTTTCCGGAACATCTGATGGATGTTTCCAACGGCCGTTTACGAAAAGTGGAGCAAAACGAAAACGGAACAAAAACCGCGCATTGGTTTGTAAACAATCCGATTAATGGTTACGGAGTAAACATCAATATTGGAAATTATGTGCACTGGCATGAGGTTTATAAAGGCGAAAAAGGCGATTTGGATTGCGATTACTGGGTACTCGATTATAATCTGAAGAAAGCTAAAAAGCATTTTAAGCAGGCCCCAATGATGTTGGAAGCATTTGAGCACTGGTTTGGACCCTATCCTTTTTACGAAGACGGCTATAAATTGGTGGAAGTTCCGTATCCGGGAATGGAACACCAGAGTTCGGTAACTTACGGGAATGGCTTTGAAAATGGTTATGGTGGTCGCGATATAAGTGGCTCGGGTTGGGGCCACAAATTCGATTTTATAATAGTGCACGAATCAGGTCACGAATGGTTTGCAAACAGCATTACCAACTGGGATGAGGCCGATATGTGGATTCACGAGAGTTTTATTGCTTATTCTGAAAATTTATTTGTTGATTATTACTGGGGCAAAAACGCCAGTGCTGAATATTGCCGGGGAACACGTCAGAATATTTACAACGACAGGTCGGTTCTTGGCATTCATGGTGTTAATTATCCGGGATCGGGCGATATGTATCCAAAAGGCTCGAATATGTTACATACCATGCGACAAATAATTGACAACGACGAAGAATGGAGACAACTTTTGCGTGATCTGGGGCAGCACTTTTACCATAAAACAGTAAAAACCACCGAAATTGAAAAGTATATTATTGAAAAAACAGGACGGGATTTTCAGCCGGTTTTTAACCAGTTTTTAAGAGATACCCGAATTCCGACATTTGAATATGCACTGCAAGACGGTGAGCTAAAGTACCGCTGGGCAAATTGTGTCGACGATTTTAATATGATGCTTAAAGTTTATATAAACGGCGAATTAACCTGGTTACAACCCACCCAACGTTGGGCAACTTTGGCACCTGAACTGGCGGTAAAAAGCGTTGAGGTTGACAAGGATTTTTATGTGGGCAGTTTTTGTATCAGCGATACCGAAAATAAGTAA
- a CDS encoding SRPBCC family protein produces MAFFQFERKQLINSTLDEVWDFISSPQNLKKITPDYMGFDIRTPNLPDKIYPGMIISYIVRPVLHIPTTWVTEITHVVDKHYFVDEQRVGPYSLWHHQHIIEEVENGVLMRDIVSYQPPMGWLGKIANSILIKNKLIEIFEYRKKVLEELFPA; encoded by the coding sequence ATGGCATTTTTTCAATTCGAACGCAAACAGTTAATTAATTCAACATTAGATGAGGTTTGGGATTTTATTTCTTCGCCGCAAAACCTGAAAAAGATTACCCCGGATTACATGGGTTTTGATATTCGCACCCCGAATTTACCCGACAAAATTTATCCGGGCATGATTATTAGTTATATCGTGCGGCCGGTTTTACATATACCAACTACCTGGGTAACCGAAATTACACATGTGGTTGATAAACATTATTTTGTTGATGAGCAACGGGTGGGACCTTATTCGTTGTGGCACCATCAACACATTATCGAAGAAGTTGAAAACGGAGTTCTCATGCGCGATATTGTGAGTTATCAACCTCCTATGGGCTGGCTGGGTAAAATAGCCAATTCAATACTGATTAAAAATAAATTGATTGAGATTTTTGAATACCGAAAAAAAGTGCTGGAAGAACTATTCCCAGCCTAA
- a CDS encoding lipocalin family protein, translating into MKKRSAFSLLLISFMIVLFFSCMGQKSTIDKTVVKELDIQEYLGTWYEIARFDHRFERDMVGVTANYSFRDDGKIKVLNSGYKNSLEGEYSEAIGKAKIPNPDTEPAKLKVSFFWIFYGDYFVLELDKDYQWAIIGSSSDKYLWILSRTPHLPDDLYSDLLNRISKRGYDVSKLIKVEQKPK; encoded by the coding sequence ATGAAAAAACGTAGTGCATTTTCTTTACTTCTTATTAGCTTTATGATTGTATTGTTTTTTAGCTGTATGGGACAAAAATCAACAATTGATAAAACAGTTGTAAAAGAGTTGGACATTCAGGAATACCTTGGAACCTGGTACGAAATTGCACGTTTCGATCATCGTTTTGAACGCGATATGGTAGGAGTTACAGCCAATTATTCTTTTCGCGACGATGGAAAAATAAAGGTACTAAACAGTGGGTATAAAAATTCGCTGGAGGGAGAATACAGTGAAGCCATAGGCAAAGCAAAAATCCCAAATCCCGATACTGAACCAGCTAAGTTAAAAGTGTCGTTTTTCTGGATTTTTTACGGCGATTATTTTGTGTTGGAACTTGACAAGGATTACCAGTGGGCAATTATTGGAAGCAGCTCTGATAAATACCTCTGGATTTTATCTCGCACACCGCACTTACCGGATGATTTGTATTCCGACTTACTCAATCGAATTTCAAAGCGGGGATACGATGTGTCGAAGTTGATAAAAGTGGAGCAAAAACCTAAGTAA
- a CDS encoding CIA30 family protein, which yields MFLIVLFSLLNLNPNSMVLFDFSKNSDLQGWFVVNDDVMGGRSQAAFEIDAAGNGLFQGKVSLENNGGFASVHYRFDRMEIGDSKKLVLHVKGDGKRYQARVYANTSDNYSYIAYFNTSGEWQTIEIPLENMYPSFRGRKLDLANFSESGLVEIALLIGNKKVENFSLQIDKIELR from the coding sequence ATGTTTTTAATTGTTCTTTTCAGCTTACTTAACTTAAATCCAAATTCAATGGTACTTTTTGATTTTTCAAAAAACAGCGATCTACAAGGATGGTTTGTGGTAAACGATGATGTAATGGGGGGAAGATCGCAGGCTGCATTTGAGATAGATGCAGCAGGAAACGGACTTTTTCAAGGCAAGGTTTCATTGGAAAATAATGGCGGATTTGCATCAGTGCATTATCGTTTTGATCGTATGGAAATAGGCGATTCTAAAAAACTTGTTTTACATGTAAAGGGTGATGGCAAAAGATACCAGGCAAGAGTTTATGCCAATACCAGCGATAACTACTCGTATATTGCTTATTTTAATACTTCGGGCGAATGGCAAACAATAGAAATTCCGTTGGAAAATATGTATCCTTCGTTTAGAGGAAGAAAGCTGGATTTGGCAAATTTTTCGGAATCTGGTTTAGTGGAAATTGCCCTTTTAATAGGAAATAAAAAGGTCGAAAATTTTAGTCTTCAGATTGATAAAATTGAGTTGAGGTAA